atatttttcaaaccCTTTTATCCAATGGTGTCTCTTTGAAATTATCCTGATGGGACACTTGTTTTAATTATAAGAGGAGAAAAATTAACTCCCTCTCTATATCATTGATGTCTTGGTTAGCCTGACGTAGTCCGGACCTATATACATATGGTTTTTCGATGTACCTCCGAGATGAAAATGTCGAGCTTCTGAGTCATCTCGAATCAACACCGAGCTGACAACTAAGTCAATGGTAGCAAAATAAAGACAGAGTTTCGCTCAAGTAGAGGAGGAGAGTTGTTATAACTAGGCGAGGTGGTGCTTCAACCTTTCAAAAGTCTCCTAACACTCCTTGGTTTATAATGCTCTAGTCTTTCAAAAGCCTCCTGATAATCCTCGATCCATAAGAAGCTCTTTAGATTCTTTATTACCTGAAAGAATGGTATACACTTATCACTTGATTAGAATATGAATCAATTGAGTGTTGCTATTCGCCTTGTTAATTGTTAGACTTTCCTTACTTACCAAGGTAGGCACATCTCTAATATGGCTCACACCTTCTCTAAGTTTGCATCTATTCCCTTGCGGTGTGTGTTGAATCCGAGGAAGTTTTCCAAGTTAGCTCTGAAAGCACACTTGGCCAGATTGAAGCGCATGTTGAATTTTTTTAGAACTTGAAATATCTCAATCAAGTCCATCAATATGAGTAAACCATTCTGCTTTTGACTATCATGTCATATGCATACACTTTGATGTTCCTTCCAATCTGATACTTGAATATCTTGTTCACCATATGTTAGTATGTTGCCCTTATATTTTTCAACCCAAATGACATGACTCAATAGCAATACGTGTCTCGGTCAATGATAAAGAAAGTATGCTTTTGATTCTTTGATACCATTCTTATTTGGTTATTCTTGAGAATGTATCCATAAAGGAGAGAGGCTCATGACCCAAAATAGTTATCCTTTAGATATGCCTTGTTGAGATCGATAGAATCAAGCAACCTTATCGAGTTTTTATTAGACTTTTCATCGAGTACAATATTAGTGAGCCATTAGGAGTAGTGCACCTTAACAATAAACCCTACTCATAATAGGTtgtttatctcatcactaattgttTGCTAGCGATTAGGAGCAAACTTGTGAGGCTATTGTTTTATCAGTCATGCCTCAGGAGAAAGTACTATTGGTCTGGGACAAAGCCCCTTCGCTTGAGTGTTCATTGAGAGGGTTGGTCGACGGGCATTCCTATGACATTGAACTCTTCTTCTAGTGCAAAAACTATTAGGAGAATAAGTCGTCGATGTCTTAGTCAATTTGACGTAGTTTGGACCCATATGCATAGGGCTGCCTGAGGTGCCTCCGAGGTGGAAACACTGAGCTCTCGAGGTGTTACCTATGCAAAAATTGAGAAAGATAGAGTTTTTTCGATCCGATTCCTTTAACGCCCAAGTTAGTAACCCTAAGTTTGAGAGTACGAACTCTGAGTGGTTAAAAAAAAACGTATCATCATCTTGTTATAttaaggatatatttttatattgatcGTAAAAGATAAAATATTCAGGATAGAAGAAATACTTCATGGAATATTCTTTGGACTCTTGTCTATGCCAATGGATAGATGGAAGATGACTTGAACTCCGCATTATAGTTATGTATCGAATGTTGATTAACCTATAGTATATTACCTATCATCTTAGATACAAAATATGATCCATAAGTGATAATATATCTTAGCAAGCAAACGAGCAAAACAATTGGAGAGGGTTAGGTTCATGTAAGACAGCAACTCAGATGATTTGATTGTATCGGaggtcaatcctaactcaacctgCCCTCTGATTGGACTTCCAAATCGAACCCAATCAAAATTCGGATCGGATCAAGTGAGAGATCGGTCGGGTCAAATCTATTTACTAATATCATATATAGCTGAATTCTATGAATTAAGTTAGCTTTTGATTGGATTTGGGTCAAAGTTAGGTTCAAATTCCCACAAagcccaacccaacccaacccgaTCGGGTTTGCATCGGGCAAGTTCAGACCAAACCGAACCCAAGTTGCTAACATTCATAGTTGCAAGCAGATAATTTTGACCTCACAAATGCAAAATGCCCTTATGGCCTTTAACAGACCTTTGTCTTCTGGTTTCAAGGCTCTACCATCACAGGTCAATGCCACTGTACAATGAGTTCAGATACAATACTTGTCCAGCCATGTTAATTATTCATTCTTTAACATGCATTAAGCTTCTAAACTTTCACAATAAAAGCTGTATCAAATGTCTGCTAGCAGCAGCTCCACACCTCATCCTGTGCAATGACATGATCATAAGCAATTTTCATGCATACTCGTGCAAATAATTGGGGTGGGGCTGTGGTTTTAGTATCATATGAAACAGATGCAGGTGTGCATGAACAATGAGCTCCAGTACTCAGTAATAATGATGGCCTGCAACTCTCACTGTGGCCTGCTCCGTTTCTGCAAGTTGTGACCATTGCCAGTTTAGCTCGAGGAGATGATACCCCAAGGCAATGCTCCTCCTCCTTTGATCAGATCACTGTTTCAACACCCAAaaagtaaagagagagagagagagagagagagcgatggtTCATGAACCGGAGACATTTTTAGAGTGTGACTCACATGTGGGACTCTGCTACTTTGATGGGCGAGAAGAATCCAACGCATCGTCGACTCCGGATGGTGACTTCAATCACCAGCAACCAACTGTGTACAGCTCCTTCCTGTGGGTTTCCCCAGCAGTATTGCAGTCGCCTTGTATGACCACATTGGGATCTTTCTCTCGGCCTCACAACGTGGGAAGCTCACCTCCTTAGAAGTCCTCCCTTTGACTCTCATCAGTTCTTCTCCCTTcgacctttttttctctttttttttttgtctttttcatcTTTTATTTATGATCACTTGTATCAAcactttatatatatttatatatatttacattcgGCATATTCTTTTCTTTGCGAAGACATACTATTGCAAGTTAGTaaactatatatttttattcttataatatTATAAACCAATTTAGCAGATTAGTGGTTTTATGTGCGTTTATTATGTGGTATCTGTAAAGGATGTAGTTTTATACGATTTCTGTGTACCCATCGACGTACTTGCTTTGTGACTAGAGGTATCGATGCATGAAAAAGTAGGACCCGCTATGTGCCCACTAATATTGGCAATCATGGGAGTGTGGGTTTCGACGATTTGGTATTTAGACAGCCGTGAGTAGGAAACGCGTTTCTCGGCGCCTACTCTCCCTTCCCCTCTCTTCTTTGACCCATAAAGACTGAGCAAATTACCAAAGGCGTCtcctttttctcttctcttttctctgttctttctctctctctttctctctctcttgttcgCACGGACAAGAACATTTCCATTTTGCCCCAAATTCCTTTTAAATCTTCGCTGGAATCGCTCCGATCCGGCCTAAGTTCTCGTTCCCCTCTTCCAGTTCTAGGGTTTCGATTCTGTCTCGGCCGGATCTAGGGTTTTTTGGGGTTTCCGAAGACCTTCTGGGGCTTCTTATGCGCCTGCTCCCTGACGGCACAACCGATCGGATCTGGAACCACCGATGTCGAAGGGCGAAGAAGACGCCGTCGAGATCCGCGACGTGTGGGCCGGAAACCTTGAGTCGGAGTTCGCTGTGATCCGAGACATCGTTGACGACTTCCCCTACGTCGCCATGGACACCGAGTTCCCCGGCGTTGTCATCCGCCACCTCGGGGACTTCAAGCAGCCCGCTGACGCCAACTACCACTCCCTCAGCGCCAACGTCGACCTCCTCCACCTCCTGCAGCTCGGCCTCACCTTCTCCGACGCCGCCGGGAACCTCCCCACCTCCCCTTCCTCCGGCCGCCCTGTTGTCTGGCAGTTCAATTTCCGGGAGTTCGACGTTGACAGCGACGTCTTCGTCCCGGACTCCATCGACCTCCTCAGGAAGTCTGGCATCGACTTCAAGAAGAACCGGGAGGACGGTGTCGACGCCAGGCGGTTCGCGGAGCTGTTCATGTCGTCCGGCGTCGTCCTTAACGATTCCATCCATTGGGTGGCCTTCCATGGCGCCTACGACTTCGGGTACCTCATAAAGATCCTAACTTGCAGGAAGCTGCCGGAGACCCGGAAAGAATTCTTGGACCTCCTCCATGTTTTCTTCCCCGTCGTGTACGACATCAAGCGCGTGATCCATTTGAACAACAACCTTTATGGGGGCCTCAACAAGGTGGCCGAGAAGTTGGAGGTGGAGAGGGTTGGGACCTGCCACCAAGCGGGTTCCGACAGCTTGCTCACCGCCCGGGCCTTCATGAAGATGCGCGGGCACCGCTTTGTTGGGTCCATGGAGAAGTATGTCGGCTTGTTGTTTGGGTTGGATATTGAGAGTGCTCACAACCAGAATTAGGGAAACGCATCTTAGAAATAAATCATGAATAGATTTGAGGGAAAGAAAAGGACGTGGTCCATTCTTACTTGTGAATCTGTTGTTTCTTCCATCTCATGTTGTACTTACAGCTTTCAATGAAGAAAGGTCTCTCCTTTAGCATGTTTCTATTAGATTTCTCTGTTCTTTCTTCTGTGAACTGTGAAGATATATGCTTTAGTTTCTGGATTATGGTGGACGGATTGTGATACTTGATCATTTTGGTCCATACTCGTTAATTATTATACTGGTCTAATGTTCAGTTCTACTATTTTCTTCTTCTCTAGTAGCAGCAAGTCTGAATTGCTCCTGTAGTTGGACTTGGACAACAGGTATGTCATTTtccattctttttcccttttgtttATGTTTGTATTCTGATACTGCTGTTTGTTTGAGGATTCTATCAAGTTCAGTGAGTTAGAAAACTGAGTTATATATCATGTTAATGTTGTTGGTTCAGATGCTCAAGGTCAGAGTGATATTGACATTTGTTGCTGCACATACCATTTTATTCATGCACCTGCCACTTCTAATGTCTTTGATCTGTCATTATAATTGATGCTTATTAATTGAACAAGTTCCTTTGTTTTTTGCTTTTGTGATTGCTTGTTCCTTCAGGTTTCCTTTGGATGAGAGATTCAATTTGGGAGTGCATGAATGATATCTTATTGATGCCCATTGAATTGGTCATGTTGGGATCATATTGTTTGGAGTAGGTGGCTCAATGATAAATATGAATATGCACCTGAGGAAGAGACTTGTAGAATTAGTTCCTAATTCTACAAAAACAGGTTGACAGGGGAATCTTTGAGAAACTGAAGGTGATCAAGTTTCTTGACAGGGAATCTATGTCACACAACCAGACACATGGACTCAAAACACCATGACACAAAACTAAGCTTTTGCTTAGCATAATGAATTGTTTGCCTCATTCAGGCTATCCTGCTTGCATAAAGATCTGGTGATTAGGTTGTTGGATCTCACTCTGTTTGATTTGGTTGGCATAATACAGAGACTGCATTATTATGATTAGTTGTTCTTCAGGTTGTTaacacccatatatatatatataatcattcatCGAGCTCAAACATACGTTATTTGATAGCATGGTTCGCATGGTTCAATCCAAAGCCAAAAGCTGTGCACAGTACAAAATTCCATGTTGCAAATACCACCAATTCCACCCATCTACACTCTTTTTCTTCGTTGCAAGAAACCCACAGACTACAACCATTATACGATCTTAATACTGTCAAACACAATAATCCTAACAGAGACCATTTAATCAAGATCCTTCACACAAAAGACCTTCCTTCACATGCAAGTTCCTAAAGGGTAGATTTCACATCCCATGTCCATATCCAAGAAGGCGATGTCGTCGTGCTCCTGAATGGCACAGAAAACATGCAATTAGATATCTGAAAAGATCTTACAATAGTTGATTACATAATCTGATACAATGGTTAGGAACATGAAGTTATCCACAAAATCCAAAAATCGTATGTTCCGATACTTTAGCATCAGCCTCATTTATTGAGGAAAATACAGTCAACAAGTTGGATGTATAAGAAGAAAAATTTAGTACGAGAAGCATACTACCAAGAACCAAATTCCTATAACATGCCACCAGGCAAGTCCAATTTCTATATTAACATACTTTTTATTTCAATCAACTGATATCAACACAAGAACTGATTGCACTATGAgggttttttctttttcattggtGTGTGATAAGAATACAGTATGAGAAAGTTGCCGCTGTCAAAAGATGTGCATGTATCTATTCTTCTGACCAATTGAGAAATGATTTCTACGTCATGAGAGCCGCTTCTGATTTCTTAGTAATGTTTAGTATTTGGTACACAGAACAAGCAAACCTCAGGCATGATATCTTGTTCACCAAACCATTAatcgaaagatgttaacttgggtTTCAAGAAGCAGTAATTACATTCCCAGAGTAAAACCAGAAGTTGGAAAACTTCGTCATCATATTGTCATCTCGACAATCACCGACAGACCAACGTGAATATCTCTATTCAGAAATAATCAGTTCCTGCTGTCGGAGGCTTGTCATTTGCTAGATACCAAATTGGCAGCATTAGCTTTCGTAAAACTCTTCATGTAGCCCAAAGTGCACCACTAATGGTTCACGATCGGCCATACTCAATGAACCCATTTCTAAAGAAAACATTCCTGGAGAAACCCAGCCAATACATCTTACTGTGATGCCATTCCTGCTTTCCTACCATCACACAGGATATCAGCATTCTAAGGAGTGAGGTTTGTTCTGCAAAGATATGGGTGGCTGATAAGTAGAAAAGATATAGAACCGTAGGCTTTCCATTCATAGATAATGAATATGTATGGATCTCAGATACTACATTCATTTTTGAGTCAAGATGCTTCCATCATCATTATTGGATGCAAGTTAATAAGATTCCTCGCTGAGCAAGGTGTCCGAGCTCAGCGAGTAGACAAGAAAACTGTCTAAATTTCCTGAAACTAATCAACTACAGAAAAGTTTAGATGGTTTATAAACCATCATATTCCTAATCATCTCATGCTAATTAGGACTTTATGACTACTACATTCCACAAAAAGAAAATTCCTCGGAGAAACACAGTGTGCTTTTGATGATCCTGAACTAGCAGACAGACCCAACAAGAAATTGCCATGTCTCAGTATATCATGGATAGGACAAACACAATAAAGTTGACTGTAAAGATCCTTTCAACTAGTTAATCTAAAAAGTCATTTGGTAGGATCACATATACTAACAAAGTAGCAACATCACAAAAAGAGCAAGTAATATAAAAAACTGATAGCAAGCAGAAAGGGAAAGGACACATACTGGTTTAACCATAGCATTCACAACATCATCCAAGCTGCAACCAGTAGAATTTAGGCCAGTCTGCAAACTTGTGGTCGCCATTGCATATTCACCTCTAAAGTTCTGCGGATTGTCACTAATTAACTTGTCAATCATGCAAGCCTGAGTGACAAGTGGAGCACCAAAATGTACTTGGCCTATTGCGTCAACATCCAACTTTTTGTTAATGAAGACATTCTCTGATGCCTGACACTGAGCAGTTGCATCAGTAATTCGAAGATTGGGCAATGAAGGATTTGAGGAAGTActtgaaatttcatttgaattGAAGATATAATCCCATTTCTGTCTAGAGTTGCCTGTTATATTGAATTTCGACAACTTTGGATCATTGTTGAAACCTGCAGGCATAGCTATTGTGCTCCCACTAAGTGAACAAACTTGGTTTTGTACATTATTACTTATTGTTGGATCACTCAGAGGTGCAACAGCCACAATGTTTGGAGATTCATCAAGCATTTTGGTGGCTGCATGTGGAGTTCTTGAAGAAAAATTTCCCCCAATATTACCAGGAGACAGATTGTTATGACTGGAAGAGGCAAGTATAGGCACTGCATTGGCAGAATCCCTTGATGAAGCAACAGCACCTTGCCATGAGTCATTATATCTACTAATACGAGGAAACTGGGAAATATCTTGGAGATCAatatcgaaatctgagctcgaggGAGACATCCTGAATGATGAATAATTGCCCAATCCTCCTGATCGGTCATGCTGCTTGTTTGGTTGCAGTAACAGAGGGTTGTTTGAAACATTTGGAAAAGAACCAGTGGAAGGACCAGCAGCAAGGCCACTTCCATATAAGCCTGCAGGTAAGTGTTTTTTTGGTTCCTGCACTAACTTTGGCTGCTGAAATTGCTCTAAGTTCAAAGTTCCGGGTAACCCTTGAAGCAAATTCATTTGAGGATTTCCTGGTGATGTTGTCCCTTGGATCTTCCCTAAATCATTATATGGATTGCTCGTGCTGCTCGGCACACTGCCAAGCTGCCCTGTCTGAGAAGGCAACAGCCCATGCATTCCTAGGGCAGATGGACTACCCATTCTACCAAGCACTCCGTTTGGTTGAAAAGATCCAAGAGTTGGCAGTTGGCTTGATCCTCCAGTTGCATAGTAATTTCTGAGACCATTCAAAGAAGCCATATGAAGATAGGATGAGTTTCTACCTCCTATGGCTGCAGCCATGCTAGCTTGTTGCCCTGCCACTGCACTGAGCCTTTTCAGGTACAGCCTATACTTCTGCAATCATAAAACAGGAGAATTAACTGCTGGCTTACCAGAAGACAAATGAGCACTTAATCACAATGATCCATGAATTCTGACTGCTGAGTAATCATGTTTAAATCGTCACTCATGACCATTTTTAGCATCCTAGATGGGGACTGTCCATTTAGCTAATTAGATCAACCCACAGAAAGCAATTATATGGGCATCTCCAGACCTCAgaaaccacccccccccccctcctggtTCATAAAGATTAAGATGAAAGACAATTTGGAGTTGATTtcaggaatagaact
This Musa acuminata AAA Group cultivar baxijiao chromosome BXJ1-2, Cavendish_Baxijiao_AAA, whole genome shotgun sequence DNA region includes the following protein-coding sequences:
- the LOC103972428 gene encoding two-component response regulator ORR24 — its product is MTVEGRKGNADQFPAGMRVLAVDDDPLCLKLLEALLRRCQYNVTTTDKAITALNLLRENKDKFDLVISDVHMPDMDGFKLLELVGLEMDLPVIMLSGNGETQTVMKGIAHGACDYLLKPVRIEELRNIWQHVIRRRKFERRCHNDLDSREDGQKAQIVKSEDGQGAADCYEKANKKRKDQIEDDEDDSDDNMQENEDPSSQKKPRVVWTVELHRKFVIAVNQLGIDKAVPKKILDLMNVEKLTRENVASHLQKYRLYLKRLSAVAGQQASMAAAIGGRNSSYLHMASLNGLRNYYATGGSSQLPTLGSFQPNGVLGRMGSPSALGMHGLLPSQTGQLGSVPSSTSNPYNDLGKIQGTTSPGNPQMNLLQGLPGTLNLEQFQQPKLVQEPKKHLPAGLYGSGLAAGPSTGSFPNVSNNPLLLQPNKQHDRSGGLGNYSSFRMSPSSSDFDIDLQDISQFPRISRYNDSWQGAVASSRDSANAVPILASSSHNNLSPGNIGGNFSSRTPHAATKMLDESPNIVAVAPLSDPTISNNVQNQVCSLSGSTIAMPAGFNNDPKLSKFNITGNSRQKWDYIFNSNEISSTSSNPSLPNLRITDATAQCQASENVFINKKLDVDAIGQVHFGAPLVTQACMIDKLISDNPQNFRGEYAMATTSLQTGLNSTGCSLDDVVNAMVKPEHDDIAFLDMDMGCEIYPLGTCM
- the LOC135598139 gene encoding probable CCR4-associated factor 1 homolog 7, encoding MSKGEEDAVEIRDVWAGNLESEFAVIRDIVDDFPYVAMDTEFPGVVIRHLGDFKQPADANYHSLSANVDLLHLLQLGLTFSDAAGNLPTSPSSGRPVVWQFNFREFDVDSDVFVPDSIDLLRKSGIDFKKNREDGVDARRFAELFMSSGVVLNDSIHWVAFHGAYDFGYLIKILTCRKLPETRKEFLDLLHVFFPVVYDIKRVIHLNNNLYGGLNKVAEKLEVERVGTCHQAGSDSLLTARAFMKMRGHRFVGSMEKYVGLLFGLDIESAHNQN